A genomic window from Cotesia glomerata isolate CgM1 linkage group LG7, MPM_Cglom_v2.3, whole genome shotgun sequence includes:
- the LOC123268275 gene encoding uncharacterized protein LOC123268275 produces the protein MKNEILATYFHMISTDDNPQHDKCPKGVDSWCKWNEAKALGTEPPKHPTPLHPDVQKAIFPIYQDLSRVDLLERCLGGHTQNANESFNSTIWRMAPKHLHSGLKTIEIAAYLAACLFNEGSSSILLVMNELGLIVGNNSFNHAQQSDSQRVTRQNRRSSLDSKEARKARKEKLQAQNEAYEAEEGLQYGAGIAD, from the coding sequence ATGAAAAATGAGATATTGGCAACTTATTTCCATATGATATCAACAGATGATAATCCACAACATGACAAATGTCCAAAGGGTGTAGATAGCTGGTGTAAGTGGAACGAAGCTAAAGCTCTGGGGACAGAACCTCCAAAACATCCGACACCTTTGCATCCTGACGTTCAAAAAGCGATTTTTCCAATTTATCAGGATTTATCCCGGGTAGATTTATTGGAGAGATGTTTAGGAGGCCATACTCAAAATGCTAATGAAAGTTTTAATTCAACTATTTGGCGTATGGCCCCTAAACATTTGCATAGTGgtttaaaaactattgaaattgCTGCATACTTGGCTGCTTGCTTATTCAATGAAGGCAgttcaagtattttattagTCATGAACGAGTTAGGTCTCATCGTTGGGAACAATAGCTTCAATCACGCACAACAATCCGACAGTCAGCGCGTAACCCGTCAGAATCGACGCAGCTCCTTGGACAGTAAAGAAGCCCGAAAAGCACGAAAAGAAAAGCTACAAGCTCAAAATGAAGCATATGAAGCTGAAGAAGGCTTACAATATGGTGCTGGAATAGCTGATTAA